One Gossypium arboreum isolate Shixiya-1 chromosome 13, ASM2569848v2, whole genome shotgun sequence genomic window, ATTGTTAATGCTGAAAAACCTGAACAGGTGGTCGTTAAACCGGTGAAACCTTTGGCTCCAGTTGGACTGATTAGTTtgatacatatatacatgactaAGGGTATAGGATATGATCTTCCAAATATATGAAAAACTTAGCtcactttgtgtctgggttaacCAAAGCCAATTTTgggttcatttttttattttccctGTAGGACTGAACAGTATCATTCTTCTTTGCTATTTCTGAAAGCAGGGATTGCAGGACAAGATAAAACTAGTTCCAATCGATCTAAAGAACAGGCCTACTTGGTACAAGGAGAACGTCTACCCACCTAACAAGGTCAGACCACATGTCTTATGATACAGCCTGGACACTATATACAATAACATAAGATGGTTGCATATTTGTTCCTAGACCACTTGCCAATTAACTCTGTCCTAAATATTATGGAAATGAAACTGCCAATTACTAATTTAAGTTTCTCTAGTGATGGTAATGGCTACCAAGAGCACCTACCAGACAAGGATGATGGTATAAAGAAAGTCAAACATTAGATTCTAAACAATGTTTCTCGGACTTGGGTGTGACGTGTGAGTGTTGGATACAAGTATGCGTCAGATATGGACATGTTTCAATTTTTTTCCAAGTCTTTTCTTGTATTTGGAAAGTCCTTGAAGGGTTATATTCTCGTACCCAATTACTTTGAAGAGTTAGAGCAACATATATGCTAAAGGTCTGGAAAATGTAAAATAACAGAGTATTGTAGTCCTCTTTTCTGCACTAATGTGAAATCAATGCAGGTGCCAGCATTGGAACACAATAATGAAGTGAAAGGAGAGAGTCTAGACTTGATCAAGTATATAGACAGCCACTTCGAAGGGCCTTCACTTTTCCCCGATGTACAATCTCAAAAGCTCTTGATTAGTTTGTTTTTCAGCTCCATGGTTCTTATTTCATGCTCATACACTAAAAAACAGGACCCTGCAAAGAAACAGTTTGCAGATGAGTTATTATCCTACATTGACTCATTCTATAAAACAGTGACTTCTTCATTCAAAGGAGAGGGCACTGAAGCAGGTGAGTTTGAGCACTTAATTTCACTTGATTTTGGATTCTGTAAATGAACTTGTGTCACCGTAATCTTAGTCTGTAAACTACACCAGGCATTGCATTTGACAACATCGAAACAGCTCTTACCAAGTTTGAGGATGGACCTTTCTTCCTTGGGCAGTTTAGTCTGGTATGTGACTAAAACTGTATCATTGCTCTTCAGTTATTGATATGCTCCTAGTTTTCATCAAGTTTCAGAAAGTAGATTGTTAAACATTGACTTCCTTTCCAATGTAATATGTATGCATATATGTATgtgtacatatataaatatatctgTGTCATCTTCAGGTGGATATAGCTTATGCACCGTTCATTGAAAGATTTCATCCTTTTTTGTTGGATGTGAAGAAGTATGATATTACTCTTGGCAGACCTAAATTGGCAACTTGGATTGAGGTACCGCTAGACATTGCTTTATTCTTGTTGTGGCATTGCAGTTTATATATACCTGAAACTTTTTTTTCGGCATTCCAGTTAAGGGTGGGAAACATGATATTTTGAACTTTGATATCATGGCCTAACCATGGTTCAAAAGTTCTATTTTTTTTAAGTCGATTCTCTATCAAAGGGTAATTGATTATCTAGAAAACATGTTCAATGTCAAAATGGCTTCATGATTCTGTACAAATTGTAGCAGTTTGGGCTTTTTGGCCTTTAGTACATCAATGGGAAATCTATCCTTGACAGGAGATGAACAAAAACGAGGGTTACACACAAACCAGGTATGATCCAAAGGAATTAGTTGAGAGCTACAAGAAACGCTTCATGGTAATCAAAATTTAAGGCTTAAGCAGTATTAAAAGTTGTATGGGATATTACCCTCTATCCTCCCCAACCCACTTTTTTACCTGACTTGTTTCTTTTGCAGGCTCATCTTTGAACAAATGATTTCCTAGTACAAAATCGAGGAACCTAGTCTGTTATTTCCAATGGCAAGCACTAGTATTGTCTGGTTCATGCTTTTATCATTGTTGAGAAAAATAGCTCCCTCTTTCCGCCGATCAGAAAATGGAAAAATAAGCATATTACTTCAGTTATGCAAAATTGATGTACTCTTACGCAAATGAGCACTCAACTTGGATTGAAAAAGTTGCTTTATTTCTAAAGCTTTTGCCTGAGATTGGGTAATCAATGGAGAAGTATCCATTGTTGCTTTGTTCAACAGAATAGAGGACCTGTTGTTATTAAAACAATGAAACAAGTATTAACCAGAAAAAATACGCTTGTCTATCTGTTATGTATGGCAGAACTTTTAGAATCTAGTTATGTCACCAATCATAGTTTTCTGTTCTCTTCATTTTTTCTATAACACCCGAACACTCATATAGTTGTTTGACACATTCAAATATGAGTACCAGGATATTATATTTGTGTTAGATATATACTGGAATCAATTACATCAAATCCTGAAAACATAAAGAGGTCAATGCCTAAAGAAACATTACTCATGGGGAGGTCGACAGCAACTTACTATTGAGAGAGAGACCTACATCCAAATGTTTCAGAAAAAGAAGCTTTCTTATCAGGAAACTCCATGAGGAACTAAATCTAGAATTTGCTGAATACCCTGTGAAAGCATAAGCCTGCCTTTATGCTGATTGAAGAATATTCAAGGAATGTGCGCTGATTCTTTAACATCAATTTCATAATCTATTCAACATAAAACTTGGTTCATAAAATGACAAACGTATAACAGGGAAAGCAATTACATTATACATAATATAATCTGCTTCAAATATTATCCATCACTTGTGTATAAGCTGTGTCCAGCTACTTGACTAGTAATTGGCATTTACAGTAGAATAACTCAGTAAGAATTTATCAGTCTCAAGTTGCAGTTGCAAATTATGGTGTAAAATGTGTTTCTATTGGGACTCAATTTAGGTACTCAGCATCCTCCACAAAAATAAAAGATGGCTCGTCCCAACATCTAAAACCTCATATCATTTAAAATGACCCTAAAacaattatgaattttaaaacaTAAGAACAGCCCATGAATATATGAATGCTGTCATCACCAAAATAGCTTAATCAAAAAGGACATTCCAACACGTGAACTTCAAGAAGCAAGGGCTTTCTAGTTAATCCAGTGAATAATGGCGGCAGCTTCAATGTGTGAAAATATTCATCATAAAGGGCATGAAGTAGCATGAGAAATTGCCACAAACAGTCCACGACAAAAGAACGCAGCCATTGCAATCCAGCAGGTGAAGTTCACGACTCCTATAATACTTTCCGTATCTTCTCCATATACACGACCAATGACATTACTGAGAGACCAGCTGAAAGATAAAGAAAAATAACACCCAAAGCAACTAAGATCCCAGTTTCTCCGAGACTGCATAAAGAGGGAGGAAGAAAAAACATGACAGTCAGATACTGCAACCAAGCTTGTTTGGCATTTATCATTTCATATTGGTCAAGGAAGAAATTTAATAAACCTGCTATCTCGTGTAGCCAGAAGGATGGTTAGTGCAGCCATTTGCGTGGCAGTTTTCCACTTCCCCAGCTTATTTACGGCAACAGCCTGATTTATGtatcaaacttaaaaaataaGCTAGAAGCAAAACTCAAGCATTTCCTactttaatatagtaaaataggTAGTTTTTTGACATCCAAGGGAGAGAAACATACCGCTAAAAGCTTACCATTTTGAGAAGCAGCCCATTCCCTAACAGCGGACATAGTTATCTACAAACAAAATGTCAACTATTTGTAagatatttataaataattcatACAAAGTATAGAACAAGACCAGCTATGGAATATATTACCTCCCTTCCAATGATGGCAATTGATGGTACATTCAGTAGCCATGGCACTTGCCCAAACACAGCAATGTTCAAAGGTCTAGAACATAATAAGACCAATGTAGCAGCAACCATAAGCTACATTCAACAGGCAGTGATTTCAGCAATTAAACTCAATCCAATGAATAACTTAAACGTttggaaaataaaaaggaaaaagagaaaacACCTTGTCTGCAACTGGATCCAAAAGAGCACCAAAGGCAGAACATAACCTCATCTGAAAGACAGAAAAACGATTTTACTATGATGAATTATATAGAATAACTAGCCTCTTATAAAacaagaggaaaaagaaaggcttCCATAGTATTACAACAAGAGGGTGTGGTAGAAAGCATACTCTTCGAGCAATGTACCCATCAAGCCAATCGGTTATAGCAGCCGCCATAAATATGCTAGTAGTAGCAGTCCTTCCCCACCAACTATCAACAGAAAAGgctaaaaagaagaagaaaatcatTTCATTACTCCCGCAACATTGGCAATACAATTAACAATTGCCACTAAGAATCCAAAAGTACACCATCCATACAGCTAACAATAATCCATAGATTTCTTTACACCATCTAAACCATATCACATTGCAACCTATCATCATTGGTTGTCATAATTCACAAATTTATTCCAAATGCAACTAAAAGCTACAATTGCCAAAAATCATCAGAGTTTATCCTAATTCATGGCCCAAAACATGAAAATAGCAAACAAACCAAGCTGACATAAACAGTCGCATGATCGTTAAGCATGTCATCACTTAAAACGTATAAAAAACCCAAACGAAAGCAAACCAAAAACCTCGTTAATGGAcacttgattttttttatttatccaAACATTAAACAGATCAAAATTAAAGATCCAAACCATGGAGTAAACAACAAATCCAGATTGCACTGCCTCGAAATCGAAACGCCATTGTCAAAACATAGTCATCATAATTAGAAAATCCGAATAAATATTCAACAGGTAAACCAAAATCTAAAATCGCAGTTGACAAGAATTCAACTAAAATATTGCAATATACGAAAGTAAGGAAAAAAGAAGAAACTGAACTGAAAATCAGCAACGGCACGGCGGCGACGCGGCCGAGAGTTAAAACAGTGGGCAAAGTTAAAATTTTGGAAGAAGAATGATTAGAATAAGCTAAACTTTGGTGGTGGTCCAGTTGCTGTTGCAGCAAAGGCTCCGAATCCATATCCGCGAGAATGCCGGAAGACCCGGATCCCGACCCGTTAAAGAATCCTTTATTGATCGCTTTTGAAGAGGAAGAGAAACAACGCAAAGCAGATCTAATAAAAGGTAAAGATATTTTTGTGTTGTTACTGGGATACAAAATTGGAGATAGGGTTAAAAGGGGAGATAAAATGCGCCGGGTTAGGATGGTGGCTGTGGCGGTCACGGTTACGGTTCGCACTTTAATTTCACCAACTTTCAGGTTGTCAGCAGTAAATCTgtctttttttttgtttaggCTTGGttaaaaaatatcatttttgtcaaattatgttttaaaaatatttagtatatgacacattaataaataattattttaaattttttataattttattttttaaataattttaataatacttaatttttaaaatatttttaaatttttaaatttaaaaataattaattgttgacGTACATACTACataaataaaatgatataaacaaataatataaattttagagttaaaattgtgaaaattaaatagagcacaaaaataaattttttataaaattagaggtcaaataaattattataccttcttcttatttaattttaatttttatttaaatactaAATGCTTTTATTTAAAtactaattttattaatatatgatATTTTAATTATCCCATCGTTAAATCATTAATAAATTGTTTTCATGGTTTCTTTATTTTCATAGTAataaatttatttctttatttataaaaatttatcaatttaatcttaattttaaaattaataatttatagcTTGATTGATTTACTAAGGCTGTAGCACCTATGAATGTTCCACGAGAACCGAATGGACGCATTGAAGCTTGGAGGTATAAATTTCACAGCATTCACAATTTTTACCAGGGATAGCAATAAGGCGAGGTGGAGTGGATTTTATCCCCTTACCTCGACTCTAAAGAAAAAATTCACCTTAAACTTAAATTCGAAATTTAGTAAAAGGTTCGATTTTGTTTTGTCTCATatcgaattttattttattattttatttttattttgaagttatatatttatttattgaaagtaaaattttagtaCATATatattaagggtatttttgtgAATATCTCAAGATAGGGCGGGGCAAATTTACCTTAAATCCGACCTTGGCCCATCTTGAACctgatttttcaaaaaaaaagaaatctaACTTTAATAGATCGGATTGAATTGAAACTATCGGAGTCGAGGTTTTTGCCATCCTTAATTTCAACCTTAAAGATCACATGGGGATATGATGATGACTATTAATTGTAGCTTGAAAACTACTTGTTGGTTAGGGATCACCATAAAATTCTCAGCAATGATGAAATCATATACCATGGTTAGGACGGATAAGAGAATATTCACGTTCAGTGATTTTAaaggaaaaatttaaaagttatatatatttttatcaaaaaatttaaacaattttatattttttgaaagtattttaaattttcatctattttaatattttttatagaaCTTAAATTGAATGAATGTATAAAATTAGGGCTAAATGTGCTATTCTTTTAGAATTAAAATCAATGTGATAGAATCAGTAAACATTcgagagttaaatttgttattatgtcAAAAAGGCTACATTTATGTTCTCTTAATGATTTAACAATGTATGACCAAATTATTAAATGTCGATAACATTATtatctaaataaaaaattttggagTTAGATGACTAAAATAGAAGTATTTTAATAGTTGTGCAACTATTGTTATAACTTACGtaaattatttaagaaaatatttttaaatttgttagTTTTTAATATTACATGTTTTacatgtaattttatattttacaatttattgaATAATGTATCTATTACCATATTTAAGTGTTTTCTTGGTTGATATCAACCTCACTCTGGTCACTCGTTGAATTTATCAAAAATCCCTCACTcttaataagaaatatatatTATTCTAAGAGTAATTTTGTCTTTTTCatataaaatctagaaaaataCTTGTATGTAATAGTATTTGAACCCAAATTATTGTGATATTTGGCCTGTTAACTTTACCATTTCAGTCAAAGACATTTTATTGTTAggaataaatatcaaaattatatatgaattttgatacaatttaaacttgaAAATATGTTTATCATTTACCAAGACATAATAAATGTCTTATGAAATTGATTATCCTTTTTTCTCTTCGTCATCCTTATAAAGAAATCACAATAACGTGGATAAAAGTATCATGTAAATTCTTGTATTTGAAATTAAATTGCATTTGTCTTTACctaaaaaaatgaacaaattactCATTGTACATTAGATCAACGAGCAAATTGATTTTTAACAAATTActctatttttactgttaaaagtTGATCCATGTACACCAACATGTGGTACATGTGACACGTCACGTGTAATCATCTAATTATTTAGTCAGTCATgtcaatttttaacagtaaatatgaataaaatatttaacaaaaaatactaatttactctttaatataacatataaaaaatatttacctatttttaaataaaaaattaaaatataatctaacttATATTTTTATCGTAGTTTTACCCAAAAAGGTGGCGCTAATCTCGCCTTTCTTTTGCATGGGCCTGCCCGCCCTTCCATCCATTTTCCCTCCCTTTTCCATCCTAACAACCAAAACCGAAACTCCCTCTCCACCCTTTCTCTCCCTTCATTTTCTCTTcgcttctttcctttcttttccgtTACCACCAAATTCTCCGAACGATCCTCTCCATCCGTAACCGTCACCCTCCAAAATCTCAGTCACAGACCAATCAAATCCATCCACCTCATCAAATACTGTAACCAAAATGACATCCTCCACCACCACTACCACCGCAACCACCACCACCAAAACCGTGAACCCCCATTTAACCTTCGAACACAAGAGGTACGCTTTGCTCGCCACGTGTCCCTTGTATTCCTCTCTCTCTGATCCATGACAGTTATGATCAGATCCTTTTCCCCTTTTTTTAGTGAAAAATATTTAGACTGTTCTTTTTTTTCTACTCCGAATTTTTATCCGCGTTTATTGATTTGGATTTTGATAATGTGAGATGTGATTTAATTCTTTTGAAAACTAATTTGAGTGGAAAATATGAGCATATGTTGTTTTCTACCGTAACTCGGCAATCTTCGGATGCCGATTTCAGGTATATTCAAGCTCCATTTTCattgaaattttcatttttattttgatcatttttttgTGATCAAGATCTTAACGAATTTCATCACGGTTTGTTTTAGTAACCGAGGATTGTGCTATCTGGTTGCTAGCGATTTAATtttgtttgtttctttatttttatgaGAACTTTGTTTGAAGTTTGTGATCTTTcattgagaaaaaaaaagtttcaTGGAACCTGGTGTGGTGTTTGTCCAAATTGAGTGGAAAATATGAGCATATGTTGTTTTCTACCGTAACTCGGCAATCTTTGGATGCCGATTTCAGGTATATTCAAGCTCCATTTTCattgaaattttcatttttttgtgATCAAGACCTTAATGAATTTCATCACGGTTTGGTTTAGTAATCGAGGACTATCTGGTTGCTAGCGATTTAATTTTGtatgtttctttatttttatgaGAACGTTGTTTGAAGTTTGTGATCTTTCATTGAGAAAAAAAAGTTTCATGGAACCGGGTGTGATATTTGTCCAAATTGAGCGGAAAATGGTGATAATAAGAAGTAGACTATTTTAAGGTTTGACTAGGATACGTTTTGTACTGTAACTAGGCAATGTGTGGAAGTTGATTACAGGTAACTTGGAGCTGTGCTTTTGATTATTTTACATTCTATTTTGCTTTTTAGTTTGATGCTTTAGCTTATTTCTTGCTCTAGATTTTATTTTGCTGTAAGTTTAGGTTAGAAAGTTGTGGAAATTTGCAATCTTTCTTTGAGCTTCTTTTCTTGGAATAATCTGCAGTTAACTTGAagatttgttgaattttggggttattaaatctatctttttattttttttcattttataggGATGCGTATGGATTTGCTGTGAGGCCTCAGCATGTACAAAGATACCGAGAATATGCTAATATCTACAGGGTATTTTTCATGACTCTGTTACTCCTTTCTGTTTTAAGCTCATCGCCTTCTTTTGGCTTCTGAGGAAAGGACAGGAAAATTAAATGCCAACTCTTATATCTTGGTGAACATTGAATTTTCAAACCTCTCTCTCTTCCTCATTGTTTGGATACTAAATGATTACAAACTCTATAGTCAAAAGTCAGAACTTTGATTTAATCTCGTATATTCTCATGACTTTAGGAAGAAGAGGAGGAAAGATCAGGTAGGTGGAATGATTTCTTGGAACGCCATGCAGATTATGCTCAATTGCTTACCAATGAGATGCCCTCGGAGGGAAGAAAGGAGGTCTCGCACATTGAAGTTACAGAGGATGGGAATAATGAAGCACGAAAGGGAGTTGAAGGAGATGATTTATGCAAAAAGAAGTTGGGTTCTGATAGTCTGTCTGCTAAGGATGATGCAGAAAAAGAGAAGGTGCTGCCTGCTCCAGAGAAAAGAGGTCGTCAAACTGCAATATGGACTGAAATTAGACCATCCCTTCTGGCCATTGAAGATATGATGAGTACTCGCGTAAAGAAAGGCCGTTTATCTGAAGAAGAGCAAGAAATCAGTCGAGTAAAGCCACTATCTCTTGCAGAAGATGCTAGATTCAGTAAGGGATCATCAGAAGATGATTTTGAGGATGAATTTTTTTATGCTGAGAGATCTGACCCAGTTCAGGATGCCCCTACACTTGACAGAACCAGAAGTATAAGAGGTGCTGCTGCAAATGCAGTTTCTACAGAATCTTCATTTCCCTGGAAAGAAGAGTTGAAAGTTCTTGTCCGTGGTGGAGTACCAATGGCTCTTAGGGGAGAGGTATGTATTTGATAAGTCTCTCTCTGTTTGCCACACTCTTTCTTTGTCTCTCTTGTGAATTTGGTCATTACAGATTTGGCAAGCCTTTGTTGGTGTAAGGAGACGCCGAGTAGAAAATTATTACCAGAATCTGCTTGCCAATGAAACTAACTCTGGCAATAACACCAACCAAAAGAGCTACCAGTCAGATGGTAAGGGTTCAGCCACCAAGTCTGCATGTGGGCCTGAGAAATGGAAGGGGCAGATTGAGAAGGTTGTTCCATTTGCAGTTTGAAATATGTAGTAGTTTTATACCCCTGCAATGGGTGCTGCCTTTTTTACTGGTGTTATTAGTTTGAGATCCCTAACTACTGGTTCTGGAAACAGGATTTGCCACGAACGTTCCCTGGTCACCCTGCTCTGGATGATGATGGTAGAAATGCTTTGCGACGTTTACTTACAGCCTATGCTCGACATAACCCCTCTGTTGGATACTGTCAGGTATTAGGTTCAGAAATATATTAGCTATGGTCATGGTTGCAGTGTTATGGCTTTCTGGGTTAAGTGTTTTCTTATGCAGGCCATGAATTTCTTTGCTGCCTTTTTACTCCTCTTGATGCCTGAAGAAAATGCGTTCTGGTATGTTGAGAGACTTAGTTGAAAAATTCCTTGCAAATCCAAGTATCCATTGTTCTGTGAAATTTTTTAAGGTTACGGAGCAGAGCATATTTTGTTGCTTGAACATGATAATTTTTGTAATCCCATGATTTGCATGTTCTATTGTCTTGTTTATTTGGTGGGGGTTCTCTATTTTTAATTGCAAGCATAGCTTTCCAATTTTAAAATTAAGCACATGATTGGTTTTATATTCTTCTAAAATATCGTATTTGCTTCAGGACTTTGAAGGGTATTATCGATGAGTATTTTGATGGCTATTTCTCGGAGGAAATGATTGAGTCTCAGGTAATAACCTGCATTACTCCTTTTATTCTTTGTTGATTGATTTCTACTATCTGTTTCTCCTAAATGAGATTGTTAAAGTGGCTGATGGAATGATTATTCTTTCTATCTCTCTTGGTAACATTGTGGCCTTTTGTTAGGTTGACCAACTTGTTTTTGAAGAGTTGGTGCGTGAGAGATTTCCAAAACTTGGTTTGTTTTTTCAATATTCGTCCTTTCTTGTGTTTGAAATTTCTCAGATGTTATCTTCCCATCATGTTTTTTTGGGCAGGCAGATTATGATTGACAATTTCATGTTTATTGCAGTCAGTCATCTAGATCACCTGGGAGTACAAGTGGCGTGGGTTACTGGACCATGGTTCCTTTCCATTTTTATGAACATGCTTCCATGGGAAAGTGGTCAGGTTTCATACCATGTCTTTTAGCAATATTTAACGAGTGCCTTTGTTTCTATTTTACTGGTGTTTGTACTCATTTTATAATCGGAATAACCCGTGCTTAGTTACAAGATTCCTGATGGATTTGTCCTCACTACAGTGCTTCGAGTCTGGGATGTGTTCCTATTTGAAGGAAATCGTGTTATGCTGTTTAGGACAGCACTTGCTCTTATAGAGTTTTATGGTATGGAGTAAAAGACGCAAGAATTTTGAACTTCTATGATATCTTTACGGTAATTGAAGCCTGGAAATTATGACTAAATGAACTGCtttattaaaatgttaattttctTACAGGCCCTGAATTACTTACAACTAAGGATGCGGGAGATGCAGTTACTTTGCTACAATCATTAGCTAGCTCAACATTTGACAGCAGTCAACTCGTATTGTCAGCTTGTATGGGTTACGAAAATGTAAATGAACAAGTATTACTTGAGTTAAGGGAGAAGCACCGGTCAGTTGTAAAAGCTGCAGTTGATGAAAGATTAAGGGGGCTTCAAATTTGGAGGGAATCACAGGGCCGGGCATCTAAGCTATATGCTTTTAAGCATGATTCTATGTCAGCGCTTAGGAAAACAAGTAAGACAGGAGAATTGGTTGATTCAAAAACTAATGGAGATCTTTCACGTTCCAAGTCCGAATCAATGAATGAGGATGAAAATCTTCTTTGTCTGACAGGAGATGCTAAGTCGGATTCTGTTCCAGATCTTCAACAGCAGGTAGTATATAAGTTTTCCTTTTGATGAATACAATATTTTATTACAGACCAAACTAATGTTTGGCAAGTTGAATAGATAATAGGCTACGTCTTACTCAAAATGTATATTTGCTTGCCTTAAGTTCATGCATGAGAATTTTGTTGGCCTCTTTTGTGATGTTTCACTCTTTAATTTATTATAAACATTCACATCAGGTTGTAGGGTTAAAGGTCGAGTTGTGCAGGTTGCTGGAAGAGAAAAGATCAGCTGTTCTCaggttaataatttatattatgtcTATTACTTTTGGTTCTTCGATTGTCAGTTCTCTATTACCTCTGTTATGTCATAATGTTTTATAAATTGGATATAAGTGACTATTTAATCTTTGCATTTTAAGGAGGAACTTATCTGTTATTTACTTTAGAATTGTCTTTCTTCAGCTGAAATAACCCTTGACAAATGTGACATTGAATTCCTCACTTGTATCAGATCTGATGAACTGGAGACAGCATTGATGGAGATGGTTAAGCAGGACAATCGACGCCAATTATGTGCTAGGGTAAACTGGAATAACATATTCAATTTGCCAAAATTTACAGTCAATTGCTGACTTGTTTTTAAAGATAATTATAAAACTATGTCATTCCTATCATGCAACTCATTTTGCTTGCTTTTACCTGGCACCTTAGGCTGCTTCATGAAATTTAATGTCAATAGCATTACCAGAACTTGCTAAAAAACCCTTGTTTCTGGTTTTCATGATTCATGAATTGAAAGTTGCTAGTTTTCTTAGCAGGAATATATTGCATACTGAGCATCTGTTTCTCTTCTTTAGGTAGAGCAATTAGAGCAAGAAGTTGGTGAGCTTCGTAAGGCACTGTTTGAGAAGACTGAACAAGAAACTGCAATGCTTCAGGTTTGATTTGTTCTCCTCATCTTCAATCAGTTTGAAGATTATTTTCCTCTATCGATATGTATGTCTTTATGATAATGATGTTTGTTAAATATTTCATAGATCCTAATGCGAGTTGAGCAAGATCAAAAGGAAACAGAAGATGCTCGTAGATTTGCCGAACAAAATGCAGCTGCACAGAGATATTCTGTTGAAGTGCTTCGGGTACTCATCGTGTTTAAATCTCTTGTTTTTTTGTTTATAAATTTTcccctcaaacataccttactgaGGCACTTaaactccttttttttttcttgtgaaAAGTAAGCAGATATTGTATGTAATTTTCCCGGTCCCCTCACTGCTCTTAGCTTCAACATTTATGTTAATGCAGGAAAAGTATGAAAAGGCCATTGCTGCGCTTGCTGAAATGGAGAAAAGAGCGGTAATGGCAGAATCAATGGTGGAGGCTACCTTACATTACCATTC contains:
- the LOC108463010 gene encoding uncharacterized protein LOC108463010 isoform X7 gives rise to the protein MTSSTTTTTATTTTKTVNPHLTFEHKRDAYGFAVRPQHVQRYREYANIYREEEEERSGRWNDFLERHADYAQLLTNEMPSEGRKEVSHIEVTEDGNNEARKGVEGDDLCKKKLGSDSLSAKDDAEKEKVLPAPEKRGRQTAIWTEIRPSLLAIEDMMSTRVKKGRLSEEEQEISRVKPLSLAEDARFSKGSSEDDFEDEFFYAERSDPVQDAPTLDRTRSIRGAAANAVSTESSFPWKEELKVLVRGGVPMALRGEIWQAFVGVRRRRVENYYQNLLANETNSGNNTNQKSYQSDGKGSATKSACGPEKWKGQIEKDLPRTFPGHPALDDDGRNALRRLLTAYARHNPSVGYCQAMNFFAAFLLLLMPEENAFWTLKGIIDEYFDGYFSEEMIESQVDQLVFEELVRERFPKLVSHLDHLGVQVAWVTGPWFLSIFMNMLPWESVLRVWDVFLFEGNRVMLFRTALALIEFYGPELLTTKDAGDAVTLLQSLASSTFDSSQLVLSACMGYENVNEQVLLELREKHRSVVKAAVDERLRGLQIWRESQGRASKLYAFKHDSMSALRKTSKTGELVDSKTNGDLSRSKSESMNEDENLLCLTGDAKSDSVPDLQQQVVGLKVELCRLLEEKRSAVLRSDELETALMEMVKQDNRRQLCARVEQLEQEVGELRKALFEKTEQETAMLQILMRVEQDQKETEDARRFAEQNAAAQRYSVEVLREKYEKAIAALAEMEKRAVMAESMVEATLHYHSGQTKAQPSLSPRSPQPNSPPRNNQELQQENPASKLNLLARPFVLGWRDRIKGKISNADRPNDGKSSSEDQNTATHQETNTKENNAGNTDDKEANGNEVHGKECTIAGFSC
- the LOC108463010 gene encoding uncharacterized protein LOC108463010 isoform X8, which produces MLFSTVTRQSSDADFRDAYGFAVRPQHVQRYREYANIYREEEEERSGRWNDFLERHADYAQLLTNEMPSEGRKEVSHIEVTEDGNNEARKGVEGDDLCKKKLGSDSLSAKDDAEKEKVLPAPEKRGRQTAIWTEIRPSLLAIEDMMSTRVKKGRLSEEEQEISRVKPLSLAEDARFSKGSSEDDFEDEFFYAERSDPVQDAPTLDRTRSIRGAAANAVSTESSFPWKEELKVLVRGGVPMALRGEIWQAFVGVRRRRVENYYQNLLANETNSGNNTNQKSYQSDGKGSATKSACGPEKWKGQIEKDLPRTFPGHPALDDDGRNALRRLLTAYARHNPSVGYCQAMNFFAAFLLLLMPEENAFWTLKGIIDEYFDGYFSEEMIESQVDQLVFEELVRERFPKLVSHLDHLGVQVAWVTGPWFLSIFMNMLPWESVLRVWDVFLFEGNRVMLFRTALALIEFYGPELLTTKDAGDAVTLLQSLASSTFDSSQLVLSACMGYENVNEQVLLELREKHRSVVKAAVDERLRGLQIWRESQGRASKLYAFKHDSMSALRKTSKTGELVDSKTNGDLSRSKSESMNEDENLLCLTGDAKSDSVPDLQQQVVGLKVELCRLLEEKRSAVLRSDELETALMEMVKQDNRRQLCARVEQLEQEVGELRKALFEKTEQETAMLQILMRVEQDQKETEDARRFAEQNAAAQRYSVEVLREKYEKAIAALAEMEKRAVMAESMVEATLHYHSGQTKAQPSLSPRSPQPNSPPRNNQELQQENPASKLNLLARPFVLGWRDRIKGKISNADRPNDGKSSSEDQNTATHQETNTKENNAGNTDDKEANGNEVHGFSRIMSLNFQKSTSWRQAWK